A genomic region of Gemmatimonadales bacterium contains the following coding sequences:
- a CDS encoding ATP-binding protein, with translation MDALAQSLTRDAGDDDRFRIELPSDLARVGDVVDAACACCFPDGRESRRTRFRLCTVLAEAVANAMLYGNHGDPALLVIIEIAVGNEELVLSISDQGDGFDHTAVPLLLGDESLEATRGRGLYMIHRLAEHVAFNERGNTIWITLPRH, from the coding sequence GTGGACGCCCTCGCGCAGTCGCTCACGCGAGATGCCGGCGACGACGACCGGTTCCGCATCGAACTCCCCAGTGATCTCGCGCGCGTCGGCGACGTGGTCGACGCCGCCTGCGCCTGCTGTTTTCCCGACGGCCGAGAAAGCCGGCGGACTCGATTCCGTCTCTGCACCGTGCTGGCCGAAGCGGTGGCCAATGCGATGCTTTATGGCAATCACGGCGACCCGGCGCTCCTGGTCATCATCGAGATCGCGGTGGGCAACGAGGAGCTGGTGCTGTCGATCTCCGACCAGGGCGATGGGTTCGATCACACCGCGGTGCCACTGCTGCTCGGCGATGAATCGCTGGAAGCGACGCGAGGCCGCGGCCTCTATATGATCCACCGCCTCGCCGAGCACGTCGCGTTCAACGAACGCGGGAATACGATCTGGATCACGCTCCCCCGACACTGA